Within Cnuibacter physcomitrellae, the genomic segment AGGGTGATGGCGAGCACCGCCCAGCGCCACGACTTGAGGATGGATGCGGCGCTCACCACGCCGGCGAAGTTGAGCAGCACGAGGAACACCGGCAGGACGAAGCCGATGCCGATGGCGACCATGAGCTTGAGCACGAAGTCGATGTAGTCGCGCGCGTTCAGCACCGAGGTCGACCCCTCAGGCGCGAACCCGGTGAGGAGGCTCACCATGTGGGGCAGGACGAACCAGCCCGCCGCGCATCCGGCGAGGAAGAGGGGCACCGCGGTGAGCACGAACCCGACGGCGTAGCGCTTCTCATGCCGCTTGAGGCCCGGCATGACGAACGCCCAGATCTCGTAGAGCCAGATCGGCGAGGACACGACGAGGCCCACGGTGAAGGAGATCTGCAGGCGCAGGTCGAACGCCGCGGACACGTCGGTGAAGTTGAGGCTCGCGTCGCGTCCCTGCGCCGCGGCGAGCTCGGTGATCGGCGCCCGCAGAGCGCCGAGGACCCAGTCGGACAGGATGTACCCGAAGACCATGCCCGCGAGGACGGCGAGTGCGGCGATGAAGAGCCGACGGCGAAGCTCGACCAGATGGGCGCCGAGGGACATCCGGCCGTCGCGTGGGCGCCTCTGCGTGGTGGAGGCCACGACCCGTTACGACTTCGGGTTGTTCTGGCTCTCGGCGACCGAGGTGACGTGCGCCGTGTCGTCAGCACGAGGCGTGGAGGTCTCGGTGCTCGCCGAGGGGGTCGTCCCGGTGGACGACGGCTGGTCGTCGTCCTTCATCGACTTGACCTCCTTGCGGAAGATCCGCATGGACTGACCGAGGCTGCGCGACAGGGCGGGAAGACGCGTCGCTCCGAACAGCAGG encodes:
- the tatC gene encoding twin-arginine translocase subunit TatC codes for the protein MSLGAHLVELRRRLFIAALAVLAGMVFGYILSDWVLGALRAPITELAAAQGRDASLNFTDVSAAFDLRLQISFTVGLVVSSPIWLYEIWAFVMPGLKRHEKRYAVGFVLTAVPLFLAGCAAGWFVLPHMVSLLTGFAPEGSTSVLNARDYIDFVLKLMVAIGIGFVLPVFLVLLNFAGVVSAASILKSWRWAVLAITLFTAIATPAADIVSMFLLAIPMVLLFFGAAFIAWLHDRRVRRTQQQFDLELPAT
- the tatA gene encoding Sec-independent protein translocase subunit TatA: MFGNAFGWPHLIVILLVVLLLFGATRLPALSRSLGQSMRIFRKEVKSMKDDDQPSSTGTTPSASTETSTPRADDTAHVTSVAESQNNPKS